The proteins below are encoded in one region of Deltaproteobacteria bacterium:
- a CDS encoding TolC family protein produces the protein MKLHKVIKIFLISFLLIPDPRPLTPAFAQEPLSVNALIVEAMANNPELQAFREKIKAKEFAARVEGVLDDPTFKVEIEDIAKDRPFNLGDSMQTRYTFSQMFPFPGKLSLKQSIALKDVLISGAELKNKELEITAMVKDVYYDYAFINESIKIMYEIKDVLSYMADVAQVKYSTGHVTQQDVLKIQTELTMLTNEIISLEAEKEVAEARIKSILNRSQDAVLGDPGRIKKDRIKIDTAQLMTMALQKNPAIKAMEYETQANELNVGLAKKNYYPDFMLGVAPIQRDGRFESWDLMLQVNIPLWRSKYDNQTREAQANTNVFKSRLNAEKNLKGFDVKSAAVKVEAAERITTLYETSLLPQVELSFESAMKNYQSGKIDFISLLDAERTLKRTKIEYLNSITDYRKKIAMLEKVVGEELDTVDSGK, from the coding sequence ATGAAACTACATAAAGTTATAAAGATTTTTCTAATTTCTTTTTTGCTGATCCCTGATCCCAGACCCCTGACCCCTGCTTTTGCCCAGGAACCCTTATCAGTCAATGCGCTGATAGTTGAGGCAATGGCAAATAATCCTGAGCTTCAGGCATTCAGGGAAAAGATTAAGGCAAAGGAATTCGCAGCAAGGGTTGAAGGGGTGTTGGATGACCCGACTTTTAAAGTGGAGATAGAGGATATAGCAAAGGATAGACCTTTCAATCTTGGCGATTCAATGCAGACCCGCTATACATTCAGCCAGATGTTTCCCTTTCCGGGCAAGCTCTCTTTAAAACAAAGTATTGCCTTGAAAGATGTTTTAATATCAGGGGCGGAGCTTAAAAATAAAGAGCTTGAAATAACAGCGATGGTAAAGGATGTTTATTATGATTACGCATTCATAAATGAATCCATAAAGATAATGTATGAGATAAAGGATGTCCTTTCATATATGGCTGATGTGGCGCAGGTGAAATATTCAACAGGCCATGTTACGCAGCAGGATGTTTTGAAGATTCAGACTGAGTTGACAATGCTAACAAATGAGATTATCTCCCTTGAGGCTGAAAAAGAGGTTGCTGAGGCAAGGATAAAATCCATTCTCAATAGAAGTCAGGATGCAGTTCTTGGCGACCCTGGAAGAATAAAAAAAGACAGGATTAAAATTGATACGGCACAGCTTATGACTATGGCTTTGCAGAAAAATCCGGCTATAAAGGCTATGGAGTATGAGACCCAGGCCAATGAATTAAATGTGGGATTGGCAAAAAAGAATTATTATCCGGATTTTATGCTCGGTGTTGCGCCAATTCAGAGGGATGGCAGGTTTGAAAGCTGGGACCTTATGCTTCAGGTAAATATACCCCTCTGGAGGAGCAAATACGATAACCAGACCAGAGAGGCGCAGGCAAATACTAATGTGTTTAAATCCAGATTGAATGCCGAGAAAAACCTGAAAGGGTTTGATGTTAAATCCGCTGCTGTCAAGGTGGAGGCAGCAGAGAGGATAACGACCCTTTATGAGACGAGCCTCCTTCCTCAGGTGGAGTTGTCCTTTGAGTCTGCCATGAAAAATTATCAATCAGGCAAGATTGATTTTATATCGCTTCTTGACGCTGAGCGGACTCTGAAAAGGACAAAGATAGAATATCTCAATTCCATTACGGATTACAGGAAGAAGATAGCCATGTTGGAGAAGGTTGTGGGGGAAGAGTTGGATACAGTGGACAGTGGTAAGTGA
- a CDS encoding BlaI/MecI/CopY family transcriptional regulator translates to MIKGFANIFRPTRKGLGRALGDLEKDIMDILWQKGGVTGKEALEEISRSKKAAITTVLTVLDRLVKKGIVKKAKGESVYIYTPALTKDEFTDMVSQAVMRGVLDISASSAVASFVDVLAKTDPKELDRLSRLIEKKKKELGRGN, encoded by the coding sequence ATGATAAAGGGATTTGCAAATATTTTCAGGCCGACCAGAAAAGGCCTTGGCCGCGCACTGGGCGATCTTGAAAAAGATATTATGGATATACTCTGGCAGAAGGGCGGGGTTACGGGCAAAGAGGCGCTTGAGGAAATAAGCCGTTCAAAGAAAGCGGCAATTACAACGGTTCTTACTGTGCTTGACAGGCTCGTCAAAAAAGGGATTGTAAAAAAGGCAAAGGGCGAGAGTGTTTATATATACACCCCTGCATTGACAAAAGATGAGTTTACAGATATGGTTTCTCAGGCGGTAATGAGGGGTGTTTTGGATATATCCGCAAGCTCTGCTGTTGCCTCATTTGTGGATGTCCTCGCAAAGACAGACCCGAAGGAATTAGACAGGCTTTCAAGACTTATAGAAAAGAAGAAAAAGGAATTAGGAAGGGGAAATTAA
- a CDS encoding efflux RND transporter periplasmic adaptor subunit → MKRFLAILFLLIAVAIAAGVGWYFFYNKKPQLAEIPVVKERKALFYRHPMNPSVTSPVPKKDEMEMDFIPVYEEEAAEAEAPGAVMISTEKIQKIGVKIEEVKRRTLKRTIKTVGRVEHDEARVFNINAKVGGWIEKLYVNRTDLMVHPGEKLLELYSPELVSTQEEYLLAIKVKERVKDSPSEEVKKGADSLVEAAKKRLKYWDISDEQVKRLEGEGRITRTMAILAPAQGIVTEKMINEGQKIEAGEMLFKIIDHSRVWVYGEVYEYELPFVKIGQTARIIPSYTPAEIYTATISHIYTHLGSIRHEGGAGMEDARTAKIRFDLPNLRHKLKLGMYVNVELAVDVAKNAIAAPDSALIDTGVRQVVIVDKGDGRFEPREVKVGAQGDGYYQIISGVKEGEKVVTSANFLIDSESSFRAALQGMKGH, encoded by the coding sequence ATGAAGCGATTTTTAGCAATTTTATTCCTTTTAATAGCCGTTGCTATTGCGGCTGGAGTTGGATGGTATTTCTTTTATAATAAAAAGCCGCAGCTTGCAGAAATCCCTGTGGTCAAGGAACGCAAGGCTTTATTTTACCGCCATCCCATGAACCCATCTGTAACATCCCCTGTGCCAAAGAAGGATGAGATGGAAATGGATTTTATACCTGTTTATGAGGAGGAGGCAGCAGAGGCAGAAGCGCCAGGCGCTGTTATGATAAGTACTGAGAAGATTCAAAAGATAGGTGTGAAAATAGAAGAGGTAAAGAGACGCACACTCAAGAGAACGATAAAGACTGTTGGCAGGGTTGAACATGACGAGGCAAGGGTCTTTAATATCAATGCAAAGGTTGGCGGCTGGATTGAAAAACTTTATGTAAATAGGACTGACCTGATGGTTCATCCAGGTGAAAAACTCCTTGAATTATACAGCCCTGAATTAGTTTCAACGCAGGAGGAATATCTCCTTGCAATAAAGGTAAAGGAAAGGGTTAAGGACAGTCCGTCTGAGGAGGTTAAAAAGGGCGCGGATTCCCTTGTGGAGGCGGCAAAAAAGAGGCTTAAATACTGGGATATTTCAGATGAACAGGTAAAGAGGCTTGAGGGAGAAGGGCGGATTACAAGGACGATGGCTATCCTTGCCCCTGCCCAAGGGATTGTGACAGAGAAGATGATAAACGAGGGGCAGAAGATAGAGGCAGGCGAGATGCTCTTTAAGATTATAGACCATTCTCGGGTATGGGTGTATGGCGAGGTATATGAATATGAACTTCCTTTTGTAAAGATAGGGCAGACGGCAAGGATAATTCCATCTTATACACCGGCAGAAATCTATACCGCTACTATCAGCCACATTTATACACATTTGGGCAGTATAAGGCATGAAGGGGGGGCAGGAATGGAAGATGCAAGGACCGCCAAGATAAGATTTGACCTTCCCAATCTCCGGCATAAGCTAAAGCTTGGCATGTATGTGAATGTGGAACTTGCAGTGGATGTGGCAAAAAATGCCATTGCAGCGCCAGACTCTGCCCTGATAGATACAGGTGTCCGACAGGTGGTAATCGTAGATAAAGGGGACGGGAGGTTCGAGCCAAGGGAGGTGAAGGTCGGCGCGCAGGGAGATGGATATTACCAGATTATCTCAGGCGTAAAAGAAGGCGAGAAGGTTGTTACATCTGCCAATTTTCTCATAGATTCCGAATCAAGCTTCAGGGCAGCGCTGCAGGGGATGAAAGGGCATTAA
- the rimP gene encoding ribosome maturation factor RimP, with amino-acid sequence MTPLLKGEDIIAQVKELAEPVLAQKGMELIDVEYKMEYGRWVLRLFIDKSEGITVDDCGDVSGELGTILDVKNIVPHAYNLEVSSPGLDRVLTRENDFLKCKGKKVKIKTKQPISGRRNFSAVLDDFKEGMVLLVDSEGKKWEIPFNDIKKAKLEYM; translated from the coding sequence GTGACGCCTCTTTTAAAGGGGGAAGATATAATAGCGCAGGTGAAGGAGTTGGCAGAACCTGTTCTTGCCCAAAAAGGAATGGAACTCATTGATGTTGAATACAAAATGGAATATGGCCGATGGGTTCTAAGGCTTTTTATAGATAAATCTGAAGGGATAACGGTTGATGACTGCGGTGATGTAAGTGGAGAACTTGGAACAATATTGGATGTAAAGAATATCGTCCCCCATGCCTATAATCTTGAGGTCTCCTCTCCCGGCCTTGACAGGGTATTAACAAGGGAAAATGATTTTCTGAAATGTAAAGGAAAAAAAGTAAAGATAAAAACAAAGCAGCCGATATCCGGCAGGAGGAACTTCTCGGCAGTATTGGATGATTTTAAAGAAGGAATGGTTTTACTGGTAGACAGTGAAGGCAAAAAATGGGAGATACCATTTAATGATATTAAAAAGGCAAAGCTTGAATATATGTAG
- a CDS encoding M56 family metallopeptidase: MVLFITIIFFILTAAWFSYGFPRLISFTEVLAEWCQSLFLQCLEYFLIIKTFFLWFGFIVLSAWFAYAVFKAFFTLLKAARQIKKLPLSCHGDITVIKDDKLKTAFTHGLFQPKIYISAGLINSLDKSELKAVYLHELHHKNRKDPLRFFILSIAKDTFFYIPVKGFIERIIRTRIEAKADDAAVMEMKEPLSLAAALLKIAGFNKNMLMFQPASITGIGSVENRIKRLVEGKGEKIKLPSAKAIATSIFISGFLMLSLAFPLFASFPAHGRCDMEHCDVHKIKLGKGCHNHCEVQEHKH; encoded by the coding sequence ATGGTTTTATTTATCACTATTATTTTTTTTATTCTAACTGCGGCATGGTTTTCCTACGGCTTCCCGCGGCTGATTTCATTCACAGAGGTTTTGGCAGAGTGGTGCCAGAGTCTGTTCCTTCAGTGTCTTGAGTATTTTTTAATTATAAAGACATTCTTTCTTTGGTTTGGTTTTATTGTTTTGTCTGCGTGGTTTGCTTACGCTGTTTTTAAAGCCTTTTTTACATTACTTAAGGCAGCCAGGCAGATTAAGAAACTTCCTTTATCTTGTCACGGCGATATTACAGTCATAAAGGATGATAAACTAAAGACGGCGTTTACCCACGGTCTTTTCCAGCCTAAAATATATATATCTGCTGGGCTTATAAATTCCCTTGATAAATCAGAACTTAAGGCGGTCTATCTGCATGAACTTCACCATAAGAACAGGAAAGACCCGCTTCGTTTCTTTATTCTATCAATTGCAAAAGATACATTCTTTTATATACCGGTAAAAGGATTTATTGAAAGAATTATTCGCACAAGGATTGAGGCTAAGGCCGATGATGCGGCAGTGATGGAGATGAAAGAGCCGTTAAGCCTTGCAGCAGCCCTTTTAAAGATTGCAGGATTTAATAAGAATATGCTCATGTTTCAGCCCGCGTCAATTACGGGGATTGGTTCTGTAGAGAACAGGATAAAGAGGCTTGTTGAAGGAAAGGGGGAGAAGATTAAACTCCCGTCAGCGAAGGCAATTGCAACGAGCATTTTTATATCAGGTTTCTTAATGCTGTCCCTCGCGTTTCCATTGTTTGCGTCTTTTCCTGCACATGGCCGATGCGATATGGAGCATTGCGATGTCCATAAGATTAAACTTGGAAAGGGCTGTCATAACCATTGCGAGGTTCAGGAACACAAACACTAA
- the nusA gene encoding transcription termination factor NusA: MGLNLNNVIEQVGKDKGLDKAILIDALESAMVKAAEKKHGPNKVIEAHFNEELGEIELFQFKTVVTDITNSDQEVLLAEANELDPEAALGDSLGIKLDTAEFGRIAAQTAKQIIIQKMREAERNIVYNEYINKKGEIVTGIVHTFERGDIIVDMGRAEAVLPRDEQVKRENYRQGDRVRALIIDVRDVQKGAQIVLSRTHPNLVAKLFEMEVPEIYEGIINIKGIAREPGDRTKIAVSSNDQAVDPVGACVGVKGSRVQAVVQELRGEKIDIVPWSDESAKFICNALLPAQIVRVIMDETDHSMEVIAPDDQLSLAIGKRGQNVRLAAKLTGWKLDIRSETEAKKITQSQAVIEGAEAMRVIQSEEEIKKAEDEDVSSLPGIGPKTRDALKSAGINTVADIINAGIERLSTIEGIALKKAEKILEAAREYIKR, translated from the coding sequence ATGGGACTTAATCTTAATAATGTAATTGAACAGGTAGGCAAGGATAAAGGGCTTGATAAAGCCATACTCATTGATGCCCTTGAATCTGCCATGGTTAAGGCGGCTGAAAAGAAACACGGCCCGAATAAGGTTATAGAAGCGCACTTTAACGAGGAACTGGGCGAGATAGAATTGTTTCAGTTTAAAACTGTTGTAACGGATATAACCAACTCTGATCAAGAGGTATTGCTTGCCGAGGCCAATGAGCTTGACCCGGAGGCGGCTCTGGGCGATAGTCTTGGCATCAAACTTGACACCGCCGAGTTCGGCAGGATTGCGGCCCAGACCGCAAAACAGATTATAATTCAGAAGATGAGAGAGGCTGAAAGAAATATTGTGTATAACGAATATATAAATAAAAAAGGTGAGATTGTAACAGGGATAGTACATACCTTTGAAAGGGGCGATATTATTGTGGATATGGGAAGGGCAGAGGCTGTTCTTCCAAGGGATGAGCAGGTCAAAAGAGAAAACTATCGTCAGGGCGACAGGGTAAGGGCATTGATAATTGATGTCAGAGATGTTCAAAAAGGGGCGCAGATTGTCCTTTCACGGACGCATCCAAATCTTGTAGCTAAACTTTTTGAGATGGAGGTGCCTGAAATATACGAAGGGATTATTAACATTAAAGGCATTGCAAGAGAACCTGGAGACAGGACAAAAATAGCCGTATCATCAAATGATCAGGCAGTTGATCCTGTGGGCGCATGCGTTGGGGTTAAGGGTTCAAGGGTTCAGGCGGTTGTCCAGGAGTTAAGGGGTGAGAAGATTGACATAGTTCCGTGGTCAGATGAATCTGCAAAATTTATATGCAATGCGCTTTTACCAGCGCAGATAGTCCGGGTTATTATGGATGAAACAGACCATTCAATGGAGGTTATAGCGCCTGACGACCAGCTTTCTCTGGCCATAGGCAAGAGGGGACAGAATGTAAGACTTGCTGCTAAACTTACAGGCTGGAAGTTAGACATCCGCAGTGAAACAGAGGCAAAGAAGATTACGCAGTCGCAGGCGGTTATAGAGGGCGCTGAAGCCATGAGAGTAATACAAAGCGAAGAAGAAATTAAGAAGGCAGAGGATGAAGATGTATCTTCCCTGCCGGGTATCGGGCCTAAAACAAGAGATGCGCTTAAAAGCGCAGGGATAAATACTGTAGCTGATATAATTAATGCAGGAATAGAACGGCTTTCAACTATAGAGGGTATTGCTCTTAAAAAGGCTGAAAAAATATTGGAGGCAGCGCGGGAATACATTAAGCGGTAG
- the infB gene encoding translation initiation factor IF-2 gives MADKKIEEKRVKPTVIRRRAVGPTETEREVSAKKAEEAIKETAKKLEVQISEQVKKPVKGEKTVKGKKTGRKPVTRIEEKEKASTAVIIEKEEKATPPAKTEIPSAESKLTHIAPIISIEKIPEEKHVKKEIKIVAAQRPAKKKQYERKGPFGKRGKFERPEKFYKIRPPSTERELKKTEITVPKAAKRVIKISDAISVGDLSQRLGIKAGDIIKKLMNLGIMASINQFVDVDTATLVASDFEYEVESIAPQEESLLKDIAEASGEIKIRPPVVTVMGHVDHGKTSLLDAIRKTNVAAGEAGGITQHIGAYHVHLEKGDITFLDTPGHEAFTAMRARGAKITDLVVLVVAADDGVMPQTIEAINHAKAANVPIIAAINKIDLPGADPGRVKQMLTEYGLVPEDWGGDTIFAEVSAKKGIGIKELLELILLKAYVMELKANPEKPAKGAVVEAKLDKGRGPVATVLVHEGTIKTGDAIVSGVHSGRVRAMTNDWGKKVDEAGPSMPVEVIGLSGVPEAGDVFSVVRDEATAKQIAGIRFKKKQEAELKKTAKISLAELYEKIKIGEVKELGIVVKGDVQGSVEAVKEALNKLPTDAIKVNIIHNAVGGVTEGDVMLAAASNAIVVGFNVRPEPKAQALAEKEGVDLRLYSIIYELIDDIKKAMEGMLAPTIRENILGRANVRESFRVSKIGTVAGCYVTDGKILRGNKVRLLRDNVVVYDGKMASLKRFKDDVKEVATGYECGIAIEGFNDIKVGDIIEAYQIEEVAGKL, from the coding sequence ATGGCAGATAAAAAAATAGAAGAAAAACGTGTAAAACCTACTGTTATCCGGAGGAGGGCTGTGGGGCCTACAGAGACAGAAAGAGAAGTATCTGCCAAAAAGGCAGAAGAGGCAATAAAGGAAACGGCAAAAAAGTTAGAGGTTCAGATATCAGAACAAGTAAAAAAACCTGTTAAAGGGGAAAAGACCGTTAAAGGGAAAAAGACTGGTAGAAAGCCTGTTACGCGGATAGAAGAGAAAGAAAAGGCGTCTACCGCTGTAATTATAGAAAAGGAAGAAAAGGCTACTCCCCCTGCCAAAACGGAAATTCCTTCAGCGGAATCTAAACTAACCCACATCGCGCCTATAATATCAATAGAGAAAATACCTGAAGAAAAGCATGTTAAAAAAGAGATAAAAATTGTTGCTGCACAAAGGCCTGCTAAGAAAAAACAGTATGAAAGAAAAGGGCCTTTTGGCAAGAGAGGCAAATTTGAAAGGCCGGAAAAGTTTTATAAAATAAGGCCGCCGTCAACGGAAAGGGAGCTTAAGAAGACCGAGATAACTGTGCCAAAGGCAGCCAAGAGGGTTATAAAGATATCTGATGCCATAAGTGTTGGAGACCTGTCCCAGAGGCTTGGCATAAAGGCAGGCGATATTATAAAAAAACTTATGAACCTCGGCATAATGGCAAGTATAAATCAATTTGTAGATGTGGACACCGCAACATTGGTTGCGTCTGATTTTGAGTACGAGGTTGAGAGCATTGCCCCGCAGGAAGAATCGCTTCTGAAGGATATTGCAGAGGCGTCAGGCGAGATAAAAATCAGACCTCCGGTTGTAACTGTTATGGGCCATGTTGACCATGGCAAGACATCTCTTCTGGACGCCATAAGAAAGACAAATGTGGCTGCCGGCGAGGCAGGAGGCATTACCCAGCATATAGGCGCATATCATGTCCATCTTGAAAAAGGCGATATAACATTCCTTGATACACCCGGCCATGAGGCATTCACAGCAATGAGGGCCAGAGGCGCAAAGATAACGGATCTGGTGGTGTTGGTAGTGGCGGCAGATGACGGGGTTATGCCTCAAACCATAGAGGCGATAAACCATGCCAAGGCTGCCAATGTCCCGATAATTGCAGCGATAAACAAGATTGACCTCCCCGGCGCAGACCCGGGCAGGGTAAAACAGATGTTGACAGAATACGGCCTTGTGCCGGAGGACTGGGGGGGGGATACAATATTTGCCGAGGTCTCTGCAAAAAAAGGCATTGGCATTAAAGAGCTTCTGGAACTCATCCTTCTTAAGGCTTATGTAATGGAGTTAAAGGCAAATCCAGAAAAACCTGCCAAAGGCGCTGTTGTTGAGGCAAAGCTTGATAAAGGCCGCGGCCCGGTTGCCACAGTCCTGGTCCATGAAGGAACCATAAAGACAGGCGATGCGATTGTAAGCGGTGTGCACTCCGGGAGGGTCAGGGCAATGACAAACGACTGGGGGAAAAAAGTAGATGAGGCCGGACCTTCTATGCCTGTAGAGGTCATTGGGCTTTCAGGCGTTCCTGAGGCTGGCGATGTATTTTCCGTAGTAAGGGATGAGGCAACCGCAAAGCAGATTGCCGGAATACGGTTTAAAAAGAAGCAGGAGGCAGAACTTAAAAAGACAGCAAAGATAAGCCTTGCAGAGTTATATGAAAAGATTAAAATAGGTGAAGTAAAAGAACTTGGGATAGTTGTAAAAGGCGATGTTCAGGGCTCGGTAGAGGCTGTCAAGGAGGCATTAAATAAGCTTCCAACCGATGCCATAAAAGTAAATATCATACACAACGCAGTCGGAGGCGTCACGGAAGGCGATGTAATGCTTGCGGCTGCATCCAACGCAATAGTAGTCGGCTTCAATGTCAGACCTGAACCCAAGGCCCAGGCGCTTGCAGAAAAAGAGGGTGTTGATTTAAGGCTTTACAGCATTATATATGAATTGATAGATGACATAAAAAAGGCGATGGAAGGGATGCTTGCGCCTACAATCAGGGAGAATATACTTGGAAGGGCAAATGTAAGAGAGAGCTTCCGCGTGTCAAAGATAGGGACTGTTGCAGGTTGTTATGTTACTGATGGAAAGATATTGAGAGGAAATAAGGTAAGGCTTTTAAGGGACAACGTGGTAGTATATGACGGTAAAATGGCCTCTTTAAAAAGATTCAAAGATGATGTTAAAGAGGTTGCAACAGGCTATGAGTGCGGAATTGCCATAGAAGGGTTTAATGATATCAAGGTAGGCGATATTATAGAGGCATATCAGATAGAAGAAGTAGCGGGAAAACTGTAA
- the rbfA gene encoding 30S ribosome-binding factor RbfA, which produces MTYNRSERIAEEIRKEVATMLFGEIHDPRIGFVTITKAQVSKDLRQAKVYFSMIGNDEEKEKTMEGLQSASGYMRREIGKRLKLRYFPEITFKFDDSLEYASRIEKIIKEIKSGSEI; this is translated from the coding sequence ATGACTTACAACCGTTCAGAGAGAATTGCCGAAGAAATAAGAAAAGAGGTTGCAACAATGCTCTTTGGCGAGATTCATGACCCAAGGATTGGCTTTGTTACGATAACGAAGGCGCAGGTTTCAAAAGACCTTCGCCAGGCAAAGGTATATTTCAGCATGATAGGAAATGATGAGGAAAAAGAAAAAACAATGGAAGGGCTTCAGAGCGCAAGCGGCTATATGAGGAGGGAAATCGGCAAACGGCTCAAGTTAAGATATTTTCCTGAAATAACCTTTAAATTTGATGACTCATTGGAATATGCAAGCCGTATAGAAAAGATAATAAAGGAGATTAAAAGTGGCTCAGAAATTTGA
- a CDS encoding bifunctional oligoribonuclease/PAP phosphatase NrnA — MAQKFEEVIDEIKNGENFLVSSHVNPEGDAVGSLLSLVLGLKELKKDVTAYLYDPVPKTFNFLPFADKCTNKIDENKIYDAVFVVDCGQKDRLGEDFHKIKNKGKVINIDHHATNDCFGDINVIDPDACAAGEMVYDLLKEIPVAITRDIAINIYTSILTDTGSFRYSCTTPKTFGIAGEMLRLGVDPWDISQRVYESIPVNKLKLLASVLNTLELTSDGRVASLVVTLDMLDKANANKELADGFVNYARTIEGVEVGILLREAKQGEYKISMRSKGRIDVAEISMEFGGGGHMNAAGCNIKGNLKDIKEKVISATEKRIYERVTI; from the coding sequence GTGGCTCAGAAATTTGAAGAAGTAATAGACGAAATTAAAAATGGCGAAAACTTTCTTGTGTCTTCTCATGTCAACCCGGAAGGGGATGCAGTTGGTTCGCTGCTCTCCCTTGTTCTGGGATTAAAAGAGCTTAAAAAGGATGTAACCGCATATTTGTATGACCCTGTTCCAAAAACCTTTAATTTTCTCCCCTTTGCAGACAAATGCACAAACAAAATAGATGAAAACAAAATCTATGATGCTGTCTTTGTTGTAGATTGCGGACAAAAAGACAGGCTTGGCGAAGATTTTCACAAGATAAAAAACAAGGGAAAGGTTATCAATATTGACCATCATGCCACAAATGACTGTTTTGGCGATATAAATGTCATAGACCCGGATGCCTGCGCCGCGGGCGAGATGGTTTATGACCTTTTAAAGGAGATACCGGTTGCGATAACCCGTGATATAGCAATAAATATATACACTTCAATACTTACGGACACAGGCTCATTCAGATACTCCTGCACTACACCTAAGACATTCGGTATAGCAGGAGAAATGCTTAGGCTTGGCGTTGACCCTTGGGATATATCTCAAAGAGTTTACGAGAGCATTCCTGTCAACAAACTAAAACTGCTTGCATCCGTATTAAATACATTGGAGCTGACAAGTGATGGAAGGGTCGCCTCTCTGGTCGTTACCCTTGATATGCTTGATAAGGCTAACGCAAACAAGGAATTGGCCGATGGATTTGTAAATTACGCAAGAACAATTGAAGGGGTCGAAGTCGGTATCCTTTTAAGAGAGGCAAAACAAGGGGAATACAAGATAAGCATGAGATCCAAGGGCAGAATAGATGTCGCCGAAATTTCAATGGAATTCGGCGGCGGCGGCCATATGAATGCGGCAGGATGCAATATAAAAGGCAATCTTAAAGATATAAAAGAAAAAGTCATATCTGCAACGGAAAAAAGGATATACGAAAGAGTCACCATATGA